Below is a window of Thermofilum sp. DNA.
AGAGCTCCAGGCACCGCGAGCGCAGCACCCCTGACGTAGGTTAGCCCCGGGGCGAGCAGCACCTCCCTGCCGCACACCTGAGCCCTGACCGCTAAGGGTGCGAGGAGCAGCAGGGCCCGGCTAAGCTCCCTCTCGATGCTTGGAGCCAGCTCGCCGAAGATAGCTTCCAGCTCTTCGCGCCTGAACACCTTCAAGTGCCGCAGAGTGAACGCCTCCTTCCCGACAACCACCACCAAGCTCATAGCCCCACCCGCGACCTACCCCGCTGCGCGAGGATGCTGAACCACGGGTTACCGGCGACGAAGCTCGGCAGCTCGCCCGCCGCTTCCGGCTCCACGGCCACGGCAGGAAGGGGGCCCTGGGTTTCGAGAAGCTCCCGAGCGCGCTTCAGCAAGCTCAGGATCTCGAGCCCCTTCTCGTTAAGCGAGACGATAGTTAATCGCCCCTTCTTCCTCACGTTGACGACGCCGCGAGCCCTCAGGAGCTCGAGAACCTCGTGAGCTTTCCTCGAGTTACGGGAGATCTCGCTCAGCAGTACTTCCTCCTCACCAATCTTCATCACCCAGCCGAGGATCCTCAGCAGCTCGTTCACACTAACGCTGTGATGATGGAGTATAAAGCTGTTATGCTTTACTGCCCGGCGAGCTGAGCTTTAGAAAAAGTTATCAGATCATGCCTCGAGCGTTACACAGTGGCTGTTATGCCTCGGAGGCGTTCCGAGCAGAGTCTGCAAGCGGTCGCGTACGCCATGATCTTTCTCGCAGTCGCCGCCTTCGCCGCCGGGTACTTCCTGGGGAGAGGCTCGGCAGCCCCGTCGCCCTCTGCAGCTGTTCAGGGCGTCAGCGTGGAGCTGCTGAACGACCGGGACTACTACCCCACCTTGCTCGATCTAATTTCGCGCGCAAACCGGTCAATCTACATCATGATGTATGTTTTCAAGAGCGATACCGACACTATCATGAGGATCACGAATCTCCTCGTGAGCAAAGCCAAGCAGGGGCTGGACGTGAGGGTGATTCTAGAGAACTCGATAGAGGATAACTCGTACGCCTACCAGTTGCTCAAGGAGGGCGGCGTGAGGGTAGTCTACGACTCGCGCTCAGTGACAACGCACTCCAAGCTTGTGATCATCGACGGCTACATCATTCTCGTGGGCTCGCACAACTTCAGCTACATGGCGATGATGCGCAACCACGAATCAAGCGTCTTGATCATCAGCCCCGAGCTGGCCGCGAGGCAGACAGAGTACTTTATGAGCGTCTGGACTGAGAGCACAGGCTGAGGTGGCGAGCGTGGATAAAGACAGGCTTGCCGGCGCCATACTGCTTCTCACTGCCCTCACCCTGGGGGCGGCGTACGTCTACTTCCTTTTCTTCGGCAGCGACTCCGTCAGCATCTTCGTCCTCAAGCTCACAGCGCTGGGCACCGTCGGGTCTTTTCTCCTGCTCATGGGCTGGATAGGCTTCTCGCTCCTTACATCACCCCCGCGAAAGAAGATCGAGGAAGTTGAGCGGAGGCTCGCGGAGGAGCTGAAGAAGCTGCGCGAGAAAGGCTACCCCTTCCCGTGGGTCGATGCGAGTGGAGGTGGGTAAGCTCGGCTTAAGCCGCCTGCGCCCCCTTCTCGAGAGAGCCGGCGTGAGAGCCGAGCTCGACGCGAACGAGGTAGAGGGCTTTCTCGTCACAGTGAACCCAGCGGTTGGCGTGCCCGACGAGCTGCTCGGCTTCTTCGCTTTTCACTACTCTGCCTCCAACATCGCTGCTGCATTCGGCAAGCCTGAGTACTCGCTGCTGGATCTCACCCTGCCGCCCGGCTACCCCCCGGAGAAAGCGGAGCTAATCCTATCCACCTTCATTGAGGAGTGCCGGAAGTACGGCGTCAAGCTCGTAGGAGGCCACACGGGAAGGTACGAGGGAGTAGAGTACCCTCTGGCCTCGTCCACGATGCTGGGCCGCAGGCTCCGCCCCAGGCTGGCTCCAGAAGAGGGCGACAGAGTCTACTTGCTAGGTAAGGTGGGCTCTGAAGCCGCCTGGCTCGCTGGCGCGCAAGTAGAGCTGGAGGAGCTTACCCCTCTACCTAAAGCTCTGAAGCTGGCCGAGATCGGTGGGGTAAAGCTGGCTCACGATGTCTCCGAGGGAGGTTTGCTCGGCGCCTTGCTCGAGGTGAGCGCGTTTTACAGGCGAGTCATAGAGGTGGATAGGGGTAGCGTTCCAGTGGAAGAGCGCGCGCCGCGTGTGAGCGAGCCTCTAGCGCTGCCATCCTACGGGGCTCTGATCGCCGTGGGCGATGCTACCGTGAGGCGTGACGCGGCGAGCCTAGGCTTAGAGTGCTACGAGATAGGCCGTGTCCTTTCGGAAGGCACCGGAGTCGTCGTCGACGGAGCCCTCGTGCAGGAAGCTCCCATAAGCGAGGTCGTCGCCCTCTATGCTCCTGGCGTGGCCGGGAAGGGAGAGCTGGCGGCGGTGGCGCTCGCAGCTGAAAGGTTCTGCAGTCTGAGAGGGGTGGAGCGCCTCATCCCAGAAGTGGGAGTGAACATCGCTTACGCTAGACCGGGAGCGGAGTCGCCCGACGATGTTGCTGCGATCGAGGGCCGAATAGTCAGGACGTCGAGAGGGGTGCGAGCCTGCGGGAAGCCTGCTTTCGGGGCTTCAAGGCACCTTGCGGGGGTTCTGCTCGCAGTCTCGGCTCGGAGACCGCACATCAGGGCTGCTCTCAACCTCAAGCCGGAGCGGGAGCTCCTCGAAGCTCTAGGGCGGCTCGGCCTTAGAGTTGCGAGAGTGGAGCCAAGCAGCGCCTGCCCTATCGCTGAAGCCGCTAAGAAAGGCTTGGAGGCTGACGCCTACTATTACGAGGCTGCGCCGGGGCTGGAGCCCTCGCTGGTCATCCTCGCTGAAGACCCGCTAAAGCTGATCGAGCTGCTCGAGGAAGCGCTAGCGCTGCTGGAGCGGCGGGCCAGCGGCTTCTGAGGTTGCTGCCGCTGCGAAAAACCCGCGCCCTCAGGCCTCAAAAGGCTTTAATTACCCCTCAAAGCAGCTTCCCCGGATGATGTGAGCTTGCCCCCCGGC
It encodes the following:
- a CDS encoding phospholipase D-like domain-containing protein gives rise to the protein MPRRRSEQSLQAVAYAMIFLAVAAFAAGYFLGRGSAAPSPSAAVQGVSVELLNDRDYYPTLLDLISRANRSIYIMMYVFKSDTDTIMRITNLLVSKAKQGLDVRVILENSIEDNSYAYQLLKEGGVRVVYDSRSVTTHSKLVIIDGYIILVGSHNFSYMAMMRNHESSVLIISPELAARQTEYFMSVWTESTG
- a CDS encoding transcriptional regulator, encoding MDKDRLAGAILLLTALTLGAAYVYFLFFGSDSVSIFVLKLTALGTVGSFLLLMGWIGFSLLTSPPRKKIEEVERRLAEELKKLREKGYPFPWVDASGGG
- a CDS encoding thiamine-phosphate synthase family protein; amino-acid sequence: MEVGKLGLSRLRPLLERAGVRAELDANEVEGFLVTVNPAVGVPDELLGFFAFHYSASNIAAAFGKPEYSLLDLTLPPGYPPEKAELILSTFIEECRKYGVKLVGGHTGRYEGVEYPLASSTMLGRRLRPRLAPEEGDRVYLLGKVGSEAAWLAGAQVELEELTPLPKALKLAEIGGVKLAHDVSEGGLLGALLEVSAFYRRVIEVDRGSVPVEERAPRVSEPLALPSYGALIAVGDATVRRDAASLGLECYEIGRVLSEGTGVVVDGALVQEAPISEVVALYAPGVAGKGELAAVALAAERFCSLRGVERLIPEVGVNIAYARPGAESPDDVAAIEGRIVRTSRGVRACGKPAFGASRHLAGVLLAVSARRPHIRAALNLKPERELLEALGRLGLRVARVEPSSACPIAEAAKKGLEADAYYYEAAPGLEPSLVILAEDPLKLIELLEEALALLERRASGF